One Candidatus Nitrososphaera evergladensis SR1 genomic window carries:
- a CDS encoding DUF7475 family protein, protein MAYSSALYYVAAAATAIAGVLHLTLGPGSLEFNAAGGILFVVGGIAQVFWIIPVVRRWGRPWYYTGIAGTLVLIALWAITRMPGNPITGRGGPVNPIAIAIEVSQAAFVGLLAAILVYEIRKQVVDYRAAPAEKKNNNQLLALVGVVAAIILAGSFVPMSMGRPMGPTSQPGSASQPVAAVQKCTLTPSLIEVEDTPQQIEGPYFVDEKLERSDIRPDPSDGSVQDGVPLRLLLNVYDVDNGSCIPLRNAQVDIWQTNSQGLYSDIASIGTEGKKFLRGYQLTDGNGTVRFTTVYPGWYEGRALHIHVKVRTFEGSAKTFEWTSQFYLDDSVSDKIEAQAPYSDHGPRPLKNNQDFIYTGPSTDGMLQSNTGSHLMLNLTKDNGPGYLGTFNIGVEANRS, encoded by the coding sequence ATGGCCTACTCTAGCGCGTTGTACTATGTGGCAGCCGCTGCCACCGCCATAGCTGGCGTGTTGCACCTTACCCTTGGTCCTGGCAGCCTGGAGTTCAACGCTGCAGGCGGCATCCTGTTCGTCGTAGGGGGAATCGCGCAGGTGTTCTGGATAATACCTGTGGTGAGAAGGTGGGGCAGGCCGTGGTATTACACAGGCATTGCAGGGACGCTGGTGCTTATTGCGTTATGGGCCATAACCAGGATGCCGGGCAACCCGATTACAGGAAGAGGAGGCCCCGTCAACCCGATAGCCATAGCCATCGAAGTCTCTCAGGCGGCCTTTGTCGGGCTCTTGGCTGCAATTCTGGTTTATGAAATCCGCAAACAGGTCGTTGACTACAGGGCTGCGCCTGCAGAGAAGAAAAACAACAATCAGCTCTTGGCTCTTGTCGGGGTCGTTGCGGCAATAATACTGGCAGGATCGTTTGTACCAATGTCGATGGGTCGCCCAATGGGGCCGACAAGTCAGCCCGGCAGCGCCTCCCAACCTGTCGCTGCTGTACAAAAATGCACCCTGACTCCGTCGCTGATTGAAGTCGAAGACACGCCGCAGCAGATAGAAGGCCCGTACTTTGTCGATGAAAAGCTGGAACGCTCTGACATCCGGCCGGACCCGTCCGACGGCTCGGTCCAAGACGGCGTCCCGCTGCGACTTTTGCTTAATGTCTATGACGTTGACAATGGCTCCTGCATCCCTCTCCGCAACGCGCAGGTAGACATTTGGCAGACAAACTCCCAAGGGCTTTACTCTGACATTGCAAGCATTGGCACTGAAGGGAAAAAGTTCCTCCGGGGATACCAGCTGACTGACGGTAACGGCACGGTCCGGTTCACCACCGTCTACCCCGGCTGGTACGAGGGCAGGGCTCTGCACATCCACGTCAAGGTCCGCACCTTTGAGGGTTCTGCAAAGACGTTCGAGTGGACGTCGCAGTTTTACCTTGACGACTCTGTTTCAGACAAGATAGAAGCGCAGGCCCCGTACAGCGACCACGGTCCCCGCCCCCTCAAAAACAATCAGGACTTTATCTACACCGGACCGTCAACTGACGGCATGCTGCAAAGCAACACGGGCTCCCACCTGATGCTCAACCTTACAAAAGACAATGGGCCGGGCTACCTTGGCACGTTTAACATCGGCGTAGAGGCAAACCGATCCTAG
- a CDS encoding citrate/2-methylcitrate synthase, which produces MDARNIGLRNIEVADTKICSIDGENGKLIYRGFDILDLVNHSTFEETSYLLLFGELPSPEQLTDFGRRLREARGIPEPMIKSMKNRPKRAQPMDVLQSCVAELADYDLNIDDFSKEAHTRRAITLIAKIPSIVAAWNRVRTGQHVVDPMEEGSHAANFLYMLRGVEPSAEEAKVMDICFILHAEHSFNASTFAAREISSTRASMYAAISGAVGALSGELHGGANVQVMKMLLEIGDPANVEKWVASRLSSGGRIMGMGHAVYRTTDPRADILSRLSKAISKEKNNKWFEITERAEKATKKWMLENKGQAIYPNVDLYSASIYYSMGIPMDLNTPIFAISRISGWASHVIEEKFAEAAPKPALYRPKAVYIGRYCGPMGCEYVPLSERKQQQQVA; this is translated from the coding sequence TTGGATGCACGAAACATCGGCCTGCGCAACATCGAGGTCGCCGATACCAAGATATGCTCAATTGACGGCGAGAACGGGAAGCTGATTTACCGCGGATTTGACATACTTGACCTTGTAAACCATTCCACCTTTGAAGAAACGTCTTACCTCCTGCTTTTTGGCGAGCTCCCAAGCCCGGAGCAGCTGACAGACTTTGGCCGCAGGCTGCGCGAGGCGCGCGGCATACCCGAGCCGATGATAAAGAGCATGAAAAACCGTCCCAAGAGGGCGCAACCGATGGACGTGCTCCAGTCGTGCGTTGCCGAGCTTGCAGACTATGACCTCAACATCGATGATTTCTCAAAGGAGGCGCACACGAGGCGCGCCATTACGCTCATTGCAAAGATCCCCTCAATCGTTGCGGCATGGAACCGCGTACGGACCGGCCAGCACGTGGTCGACCCGATGGAAGAGGGCTCTCACGCAGCCAATTTCCTCTACATGCTGAGAGGCGTCGAGCCGTCGGCTGAGGAGGCCAAGGTGATGGACATCTGCTTCATACTGCACGCCGAGCACAGCTTTAACGCATCCACTTTTGCGGCACGCGAGATATCGTCTACGAGGGCCAGCATGTACGCGGCAATAAGCGGCGCGGTGGGCGCGCTGTCCGGCGAACTGCACGGCGGCGCAAACGTGCAGGTCATGAAGATGCTTTTAGAGATAGGCGACCCGGCAAACGTGGAAAAATGGGTTGCAAGCCGCCTGTCGTCGGGAGGCAGAATAATGGGCATGGGCCACGCAGTGTACCGCACCACGGATCCCCGCGCCGACATCCTCTCAAGGCTCTCAAAGGCGATTTCAAAGGAAAAGAACAACAAGTGGTTCGAGATAACCGAGCGTGCCGAAAAGGCGACAAAGAAATGGATGCTTGAAAACAAAGGACAGGCAATCTATCCAAACGTGGACCTCTACAGCGCCTCAATATACTACAGCATGGGAATCCCGATGGACCTCAACACACCGATATTTGCAATATCCAGGATATCAGGCTGGGCGTCGCACGTCATCGAGGAAAAGTTTGCAGAGGCGGCACCCAAGCCGGCGCTCTACCGGCCAAAGGCAGTGTACATCGGCCGGTACTGCGGCCCTATGGGCTGCGAGTACGTCCCGCTTTCAGAGCGCAAACAACAGCAGCAGGTCGCCTAG
- a CDS encoding LLM class flavin-dependent oxidoreductase: MRIKFGFTQGLNVARLGLDETQILTAAQMADRLDYDSVWAMDHSNVPQWKNAVVNDAWLMLAAIGAVTRNVELGTCVTDAIRRHPSAIALSTITLDRITNGRGVLGIGAGEAQNVVDFGIEFSKPVTKFREQLEVIEKLFESDPDNRVNYEGQYYKLVNACLQAASVRKPRPPVYIAAGAPKTLELCATYGDGWIPIGYTPELFKAHASIIKDHAKRLGRDLSGFQFANDVDIYFSEDGEEAWNKMKNAVKVSLYKPELLKVHNIPQSSEFDFRKYFTEYTMDKPELMEAMKKAALQIPDSVARTAIGVGSPDDVIEMLERFIKAGTNHFIIRFWGDGYFKNIEMFGKKVIPYFRDQARK; this comes from the coding sequence TTGAGAATAAAGTTTGGTTTTACGCAGGGTCTCAACGTTGCAAGGCTTGGCCTTGACGAGACCCAGATCCTCACAGCAGCGCAGATGGCAGACAGGCTGGACTATGACTCGGTGTGGGCGATGGACCACTCTAACGTGCCGCAGTGGAAGAACGCAGTGGTAAACGACGCCTGGCTCATGCTTGCAGCGATAGGCGCGGTGACAAGAAACGTCGAGCTTGGGACGTGCGTCACCGACGCAATACGCAGGCACCCGTCCGCAATAGCGCTGTCGACGATTACGCTTGACAGGATAACAAACGGCAGGGGCGTGCTTGGCATCGGCGCCGGCGAGGCCCAGAACGTCGTCGACTTTGGAATCGAGTTTTCCAAGCCGGTCACGAAATTCAGGGAGCAGCTTGAAGTCATTGAAAAGCTCTTCGAGTCAGACCCGGACAACCGCGTCAACTACGAGGGCCAGTACTACAAGCTCGTAAACGCCTGCCTGCAGGCTGCAAGCGTCAGAAAGCCAAGGCCGCCCGTGTACATTGCCGCAGGCGCGCCAAAGACGCTTGAGCTGTGCGCCACGTACGGCGACGGATGGATCCCGATCGGCTACACGCCAGAATTGTTCAAGGCGCACGCCAGCATCATCAAGGATCACGCAAAGAGGCTCGGCCGCGACCTTTCAGGCTTCCAGTTTGCAAACGACGTCGACATTTACTTCTCCGAAGACGGCGAGGAGGCATGGAACAAGATGAAAAATGCAGTAAAGGTCAGCCTCTACAAGCCGGAGCTGCTAAAAGTGCACAACATCCCCCAGTCGTCCGAGTTTGACTTTCGCAAGTATTTCACAGAATACACGATGGACAAGCCGGAACTGATGGAGGCGATGAAAAAGGCAGCATTGCAGATCCCAGACAGCGTCGCCCGCACCGCCATAGGCGTCGGTTCACCCGATGACGTGATAGAGATGCTGGAGCGCTTTATCAAGGCAGGCACGAACCACTTTATCATCAGGTTCTGGGGAGACGGCTACTTTAAGAACATCGAGATGTTTGGCAAGAAGGTCATCCCCTACTTCCGCGACCAGGCACGCAAGTAG
- a CDS encoding exonuclease — protein sequence MPSSIFHGKSGITVRQKDGTTIALDPSRASDCDYAFVSHAHIDHMHRKGKKSKSRLIVSKETSLLAGARGYSIEGEEEHDGFTLVDTGHILGSRGLLINDKDVYYTGDLSIRERAFMKPAKMPHASTLIIESTFGRPGYKFPAVEEVTHRTNKVISEMYDMGIPVILMGYALGKAQLLTKLFGHWDPVYVHDSVAKMNSVYLDLGVDLKNAISHTEAEERGLLSKSKPWIMVAPLMSGRSAFVQEMKRKYGAVTVGFSGWALDAGYRYRMGLDYAFPMSDHCDYSELVQAVKACAPDKVYTFHGFAEEFATSLKKMGFDAEPVENNDDDEKKSKRGATVSLDSFS from the coding sequence ATGCCTTCTTCGATATTTCACGGCAAGTCGGGAATAACTGTGCGCCAGAAGGATGGCACCACAATTGCGCTTGACCCGTCGCGCGCATCGGACTGCGACTATGCGTTTGTCTCCCACGCCCACATCGACCACATGCACAGAAAGGGCAAGAAAAGCAAATCCCGCCTCATTGTCTCAAAAGAAACGTCGCTTCTTGCAGGGGCAAGGGGCTACAGCATCGAAGGCGAAGAAGAACACGACGGCTTTACGCTTGTCGACACGGGCCACATACTTGGCTCACGCGGACTTTTGATAAACGACAAGGACGTCTATTACACCGGCGACCTTTCGATTCGCGAGCGGGCGTTCATGAAGCCGGCGAAGATGCCTCACGCAAGCACGCTGATAATCGAGTCCACTTTTGGCCGGCCCGGCTACAAGTTTCCCGCAGTCGAAGAAGTCACGCACAGGACCAACAAGGTCATATCTGAAATGTATGACATGGGGATACCTGTCATCCTGATGGGGTACGCACTTGGCAAGGCGCAATTGCTGACCAAGCTGTTTGGCCACTGGGACCCAGTGTACGTCCATGATTCAGTTGCCAAGATGAACTCTGTGTACCTGGACCTTGGCGTCGACCTGAAAAACGCGATCTCGCACACCGAGGCAGAAGAGCGCGGCCTCCTCTCAAAGAGCAAGCCGTGGATAATGGTTGCCCCTTTGATGTCAGGGAGAAGCGCGTTCGTACAGGAAATGAAGCGCAAGTACGGCGCAGTCACGGTCGGCTTTTCCGGATGGGCCCTTGACGCGGGCTACCGCTACAGGATGGGCCTTGACTATGCGTTTCCAATGAGCGACCACTGCGACTACTCGGAGCTTGTACAAGCCGTCAAGGCGTGCGCCCCTGACAAGGTCTATACTTTTCACGGCTTTGCAGAAGAGTTTGCCACGTCTTTGAAAAAGATGGGCTTTGACGCAGAACCTGTAGAAAACAACGATGATGATGAAAAGAAGAGCAAGAGAGGAGCGACGGTATCGCTCGACTCTTTTTCGTAG
- the purN gene encoding phosphoribosylglycinamide formyltransferase, with amino-acid sequence MTTNLGILISGRGSNMDAILAAIKAGRIPSARPRIVISNKPDAAGLKTASEKYGVPTKVIPSEGLKGWDYDKKLVAALEEAGVTPENGLVCLAGFMRIISPEFVRHFKMRILNIHPALLPSFPGLHAQRQAVDYGVKVSGCTVHFVDEGVDSGPVILQRTVPVMEGDTEETLSARILEQEHQAYQEAVRLFAEGRLKVEGRKVRVL; translated from the coding sequence TTGACGACTAACCTCGGCATACTCATCTCCGGCAGGGGAAGCAATATGGACGCCATTCTGGCAGCGATAAAGGCGGGGAGGATACCAAGCGCCAGGCCGCGAATCGTAATTTCAAACAAGCCCGATGCAGCAGGGTTAAAGACTGCATCGGAAAAGTACGGCGTACCTACAAAGGTCATACCATCAGAAGGACTGAAGGGATGGGACTATGACAAAAAACTGGTCGCCGCCCTTGAGGAAGCGGGCGTCACGCCGGAGAACGGCCTTGTGTGCCTTGCAGGGTTTATGCGCATAATCAGCCCCGAGTTTGTCAGGCATTTCAAGATGCGGATACTGAACATCCACCCCGCGCTCCTGCCGTCTTTTCCCGGCCTGCACGCGCAGAGGCAGGCAGTAGACTATGGAGTAAAAGTATCAGGGTGCACGGTGCATTTCGTGGACGAAGGCGTCGACTCGGGCCCTGTCATACTGCAGAGGACGGTGCCGGTGATGGAAGGCGACACCGAAGAGACGCTGAGCGCAAGGATACTGGAGCAGGAGCACCAGGCATACCAGGAGGCTGTCAGGCTGTTTGCAGAAGGGCGCCTGAAGGTGGAAGGCCGCAAGGTACGCGTGCTATGA
- a CDS encoding MFS transporter: MTRECWTAPSWWPPTNNNAAVIAQMKPILFVAACAAIVGIAYGMHSPIVPVFAKEELGANFSEVGVIGLANYLPYMVVPLFGGMLLDRTNKAYLLILGVSLNAFAIFMLSEVTSVAGATAFRGLSGIAHAFFWPSAEAIISTTAPSDKRVKWIALFTAAWVGGFMTGPLIGKVVLEHFDYRVLFELSALAISLALVPSFFLLRHGRPVQVERHRLLRLGDLKHEVASMPTVSAVVLYYAVTFGVLIAIYPAYMKAASITDQNIELLFFVFGMARFATLPFVRLMAGRGRAALAAAVAVMAASMAISFAFASVWSFAIALVLAGVATSIFYPVTFNFVTKNAPVEKMGTKLGIYEALFGAGWTVGPVGVGLSSDAFGPASPYLAFSVIGAALAGAIMVTIRKNNNSS; the protein is encoded by the coding sequence TTGACAAGGGAATGCTGGACGGCGCCATCATGGTGGCCGCCTACAAATAATAACGCGGCGGTGATCGCCCAAATGAAGCCAATCCTCTTTGTCGCAGCCTGCGCCGCAATCGTGGGCATTGCGTACGGGATGCACTCGCCGATAGTGCCGGTGTTTGCCAAGGAGGAGCTTGGCGCCAACTTTTCCGAGGTGGGAGTCATCGGCCTTGCCAACTATTTGCCATACATGGTGGTGCCGCTCTTTGGCGGGATGCTGCTTGACAGGACCAACAAGGCATACCTGCTCATTCTGGGCGTTTCGCTAAACGCCTTTGCGATATTCATGCTGTCAGAGGTCACATCTGTGGCTGGCGCGACTGCGTTCCGGGGCCTCTCCGGGATTGCCCACGCGTTTTTCTGGCCGTCGGCCGAGGCGATAATATCCACTACCGCGCCTTCCGACAAGCGCGTCAAGTGGATAGCGCTCTTTACGGCAGCATGGGTGGGAGGCTTTATGACCGGACCTCTGATTGGAAAGGTGGTCCTGGAGCATTTCGATTACCGCGTCCTGTTTGAGCTATCGGCGCTGGCGATATCGCTTGCGCTTGTCCCCTCGTTTTTCTTGCTTAGGCACGGCCGGCCCGTACAGGTCGAAAGGCACAGGCTTCTCCGGCTTGGCGACTTGAAGCACGAAGTGGCATCGATGCCTACGGTAAGCGCCGTCGTGCTCTATTACGCCGTCACGTTTGGCGTCCTGATAGCGATATACCCTGCGTACATGAAGGCCGCGTCCATCACCGACCAGAATATCGAGCTCTTGTTTTTCGTGTTTGGGATGGCCCGGTTTGCGACCCTGCCGTTTGTACGGCTCATGGCAGGCAGGGGCAGGGCCGCGCTTGCCGCAGCCGTTGCGGTGATGGCCGCCAGCATGGCTATCTCGTTTGCCTTTGCGTCGGTGTGGTCGTTTGCAATAGCGCTCGTGCTTGCCGGCGTCGCAACCAGCATATTCTATCCTGTCACGTTCAATTTCGTGACCAAGAACGCGCCGGTGGAAAAGATGGGGACCAAGCTTGGAATCTACGAGGCGCTCTTTGGCGCAGGGTGGACCGTGGGGCCCGTGGGGGTCGGCCTGTCGTCAGACGCGTTTGGTCCTGCAAGCCCTTACCTTGCGTTTTCGGTGATAGGTGCAGCCTTGGCAGGCGCAATAATGGTAACCATCAGGAAAAACAACAATAGCTCATAG
- a CDS encoding class I SAM-dependent methyltransferase — protein MPSAIYNNNIPHLCCNLSGLGSQYWPEVIEVLRSIVPVYNKVNRVISLGKDEEYRHHAIKGRVMPENLVLDAGSGFGNMSRVALAEAGGNARIVMYDPLPEMLANTRTFFAGAYRPSLSSGIFEHMPFQDDTFDAVLCGYSLRDAIDLRKAIAEMHRVLVPGGRLIIVDLGKPDGAFKRWMVATYLKHFLGIFAYMAAGKPGLKFTTLYGTFLRWPKNSELEAMLAEKFSKVVFDKGMLDGAIMVAAYK, from the coding sequence TTGCCTTCCGCTATATACAATAATAACATCCCGCATCTCTGCTGCAATTTGTCAGGGCTTGGGAGCCAGTACTGGCCTGAAGTCATTGAAGTGCTACGCTCCATAGTCCCGGTGTACAACAAGGTCAACCGCGTGATTTCGCTTGGCAAGGACGAGGAATACCGCCACCATGCGATAAAGGGGAGGGTTATGCCAGAAAACCTCGTGCTTGACGCCGGCTCGGGCTTTGGCAACATGTCAAGGGTCGCTCTTGCAGAAGCAGGCGGAAACGCAAGGATTGTGATGTACGACCCGCTGCCAGAGATGCTTGCAAACACGCGCACGTTTTTTGCAGGCGCGTACAGGCCGTCGCTTTCATCGGGCATATTTGAGCACATGCCGTTTCAGGACGACACTTTTGACGCGGTCCTGTGCGGCTATTCGCTCCGGGACGCAATCGACCTGAGAAAGGCAATAGCCGAGATGCACCGCGTCCTTGTGCCGGGAGGCCGGCTCATAATCGTCGACCTTGGCAAGCCGGACGGCGCATTCAAGCGCTGGATGGTCGCCACCTACCTGAAGCACTTCCTTGGGATTTTTGCGTACATGGCCGCCGGCAAGCCAGGGCTGAAATTTACGACGCTGTACGGCACGTTTCTGCGGTGGCCAAAAAATTCAGAGCTTGAAGCGATGCTTGCCGAGAAATTTTCAAAGGTGGTTTTTGACAAGGGAATGCTGGACGGCGCCATCATGGTGGCCGCCTACAAATAA